From Oryza brachyantha chromosome 9, ObraRS2, whole genome shotgun sequence, a single genomic window includes:
- the LOC102702315 gene encoding receptor-like protein kinase At3g21340, with product MLGFLAVFVLAMAAPAVGQPGYLSIDCGLDANSSYQDDNKIIYVGDDGYVDGGENHKVSPAYLSKFQRPHTTLRSFPTGKRNCYTLPTTKFSKYLLRLVFVYGDYDGKKSSAAAAAPQFDLYLGLSRWATVHDTGGGGEVHEAMFVAWASWAPVCLVSTGGGTPFVSSVELRPLADSMYPGVMTNQSLVMYRRYNMAANVFIRYPDDLYDRYWWPMQQGDPTWANLSTTSAIRTGTTFAVPSSVLQTAVAAAAPAPAGNSSSSSASALSVKTWQDTSARSYAVFLHFADFQSSRLRQFDAYPDAGQVVYNFTPSYLAASTVYSPLFRAAGGVYNITLAATAKSALPPMLNAFEIYYLLTYDGMATFSNDFDAIMAIKLEYGIKKNWMGDPCLPLEFAWSGVTCSNISGGNNMRIISLDLSNSNLSGVISNKFTQLTALEKLNLSGNQLNGPIPDSLCKYNQFVFSYGSDGNTCNKIIISRNRTAIIAVSVVVPVLVVIVLVIAYFIWRVRRKPNNSSYVPPPVPDTKISPEIPAVDVEPLPISESRQFTYEELKKFTNNFSRFIGKGGFGSVYYGCLENSTEIAVKVLSEFSANGLGQFLAEVQNLTKVHHRNLVSLVGYCWEKDHLALAYEYMAGGNLCDYLKGRIGVNWATRVRIVLEAAQGLEYLHKGCNLPIIHGDMKTNNVLLGENLKAKIADFGLSRTYVSETQTHISTINAGGTIGYIDPEYYRTGRLTESSDVYSFGVVLLEVVTGEPPILPGRGHITKWVKESVASGNINLVADARLKDSYDISSMWKVVDTAMQCTTQVAAQRPTMSTVVLHLKDSLALEEAHDDRHVTASSVGDAIELVSTFGPSAR from the exons ATGTTGGGTTTTCTCGCCGTATTCGTGTTGGCAATGGCGGCTCCTGCCGTCGGCCAGCCAG GTTACCTAAGCATCGACTGCGGCCTGGACGCCAACAGCAGCTACCAGGACGACAACAAGATCATCTACGTCGGCGACGATGGTtacgtcgacggcggcgagaacCACAAGGTAAGCCCGGCGTACCTGTCCAAGTTCCAGCGTCCGCACACGACGCTCAGAAGCTTTCCCACCGGCAAGCGGAACTGCTACACGCTCCCCACCACCAAATTCTCCAAGTACCTGCTCCGGCTGGTGTTCGTCTACGGCGACTACGACGGCAAgaagagctcggcggcggcggcggcgccgcagtTCGACCTCTACCTCGGGCTCAGCCGCTGGGCCACCGTGCACGAcacaggcggcggcggcgaggtgcacGAGGCGATGTTCGTGGCGTGGGCGAGCTGGGCGCCGGTGTGCCTCGtgagcaccggcggcggcacgccgTTCGTGTCGTCGGTGGAGCTGAGGCCGCTCGCGGATTCGATGTACCCGGGCGTCATGACCAACCAGTCCTTGGTCATGTATCGACGGTATAACATGGCGGCAAACGTTTTTATACG GTATCCAGATGATCTATACGACCGGTACTGGTGGCCAATGCAGCAAGGCGATCCAACCTGGGCCAACCTCTCCACCACGTCCGCCATCAGGACCGGAACGACGTTCGCGGTGCCGTCCAGCGTCCTCCAgacggccgtcgccgcggcggcgccggcgccggccggcaacagcagcagcagctcggcCTCGGCTCTCTCCGTCAAGACATGGCAAGACACGTCGGCGAGGAGCTACGCGGTGTTCCTCCACTTCGCCGACTTCCAGAGCAGCCGGCTCCGGCAGTTCGACGCCTACCCGGACGCCGGCCAGGTCGTCTACAACTTCACCCCGTCGTACCTGGCCGCCAGCACCGTCTACTCCCCCTTGTTCagggccgccggcggcgtgtaCAACATCACGCTTGCTGCCACCGCCAAGTCGGCGCTGCCCCCTATGCTCAACGCCTTTGAGATCTACTACCTCCTCACCTACGACGGCATGGCCACCTTCTCCAATGACT TTGATGCAATCATGGCTATAAAACTCGAGTATGGCATAAAGAAGAATTGGATGGGTGACCCATGTTTACCACTCGAATTTGCTTGGAGCGGTGTGACTTGTAGCAACATAAGTGGTGGTAATAACATGAGGATAATATCACT TGATCTCTCCAACAGCAACTTGTCTGGGGTGATATCTAATAAGTTCACACAGCTTACTGCACTCGAGAAATT AAATTTATCAGGCAACCAACTCAACGGACCCATTCCGGACTCACTATGTAAATATAATCAGTTCGTTTTCAG CTATGGATCTGATGGAAATACatgcaacaaaataataatttcaaGAAACAGAACGGCTATCATAGCTGTTTCAGTAGTGGTTCCTGTGCTGGTAGTGATTGTACTTGTTATTGCATATTTCATCTGGAGAGTGAGAAGAAAACCCAACA ATTCTTCTTATGTTCCTCCTCCAGTACCGGATACCAAGATTTCTCCAGAAATTCCAGCAGTTGATGTTGAACCTCTGCCAATATCAGAGAGTCGGCAATTCACATATGAGGAGCTGAAGAAGTTTACTAATAACTTTTCACGGTTCATTGGAAAAGGAGGCTTTGGGAGTGTCTACTACGGTTGTTTAGAGAACAGTACCGAGATTGCTGTCAAAGTGCTGTCTGAATTCTCAGCTAACGGGCTTGGTCAGTTTTTGGCTGAG GTTCAAAACTTGACAAAGGTGCATCACAGAAATCTAGTTTCTTTGGTTGGTTATTGCTGGGAAAAGGATCACTTAGCACTGGCTTATGAGTACATGGCTGGAGGCAATCTTTGTGATTATCTGAAAG GTAGAATTGGTGTCAACTGGGCAACCCGTGTGCGAATTGTGCTTGAAGCTGCACAAG GCCTGGAGTATCTGCACAAAGGGTGTAACCTGCCAATAATTCATGGGGATATGAAGACCAATAATGTTCTCTTGGGTGaaaatctaaaagccaaaattgCAGACTTTGGGCTTTCTAGAACTTATGTTAGCGAGACGCAGACTCACATATCAACCATTAATGCTGGTGGAACAATAGGTTACATCGATCCCGA GTATTATCGTACTGGAAGATTAACGGAGAGCAGTGATGTTTATAGCTTTGGTGTTGTTTTACTAGAGGTAGTCACCGGTGAGCCTCCAATACTACCTGGCAGAGGTCACATTACCAAGTGGGTGAAAGAGAGTGTTGCCTCTGGCAACATTAACTTGGTTGCCGATGCGCGGCTAAAAGATTCTTATGACATTAGCTCCATGTGGAAGGTGGTTGATActgcaatgcaatgcacaACACAAGTTGCTGCTCAAAGACCAACTATGTCCACCGTAGTTCTACATCTGAAGGATAGTTTGGCGCTGGAGGAAGCCCACGATGACAGGCATGTCACGGCAAGCTCAGTGGGTGATGCGATCGAATTGGTGTCAACATTTGGTCCATCGGCAAGGTGA